DNA from Cupriavidus necator N-1:
GTGGTACCAGCAGGACACGCCTGCCGGCCAGCGCCGCGGTAGTTGGGGCGAACAGGGCTATGGCGCGGCCGACACAGGCGGCACCGGCCATCCGTACAGCAGCGGCTACGGTGGCTACCGGCCGGCCCCGCAGGACAGCGGCTACCGCAGCGAAGAACGCGAATCGGGCTATGGCTACCGCGATGAAGACCGCTTCGGCCCGCGCGGACGCCGCAGCGAAGCGGACGACCCGCGCCGGCCTGGCCGTGCCTGGCACGGTGAAGAAGACTGGGGTGAACGCGGCGGCCGCGCCATGCACTGGCGCGAAGGCATGGAACGCGACCGCGCGCAGCGCGCCGGCCAGCCCAGCTATGGCGGCGGCTACTTTGGCGACGCCGGCAGCGGTGGCCAGTCGTACAGCGGCGGCCAGCGTGTGTACCCGGATGATCCGGGCTACCGGCGCTACGCGCCTTATGCAGCGCAAGCGGGAGCGCCAGGCGGCCAGCGCGGGCGCCGTCCGGTTGGCCCCAAGGGCTACCGCCGCACCGATGAGCGCGTACGCGAGGATGTGTGCGAACGCCTGGCGATGAACCCGTATGTCGATGTCGGCGACGTCAGCGTGGAAGTGGCCAACGGCGTGGTGACGCTGGACGGCACCGTGCGCGAGCGCCGCGAGAAATACGTGATCGAGGACATTGCCGATGCTGTGTTCGGCGTCACCGAGGTGGACAATCGCCTGCGCGTACAGCGCCAGCCAGGCGCCGCGTGGGCGGCCGGCTCAGAGGTCGGCGGCGACGATGCCGCCGGCACGGCGGCTCCGGGGACCTCGCCCGAGCGCACGCTGAACAAGAGCTGATGCGCCCATGCGTCGCCAGCCTCGCAAGCTGCGCCCCGGCAGCAAGCTGATGGTGCCGCTGGATGCCCTGCGTCCCACCCAAATCACGGTAGGCGGCTACCACGTCGCGCAGAAGGTCCATGTCACCCGGCGCGTGCCGCCGGAACGCCGCGCCGCGTTCCTGGACCGGCACCGCGTACACCTGGTGATCGGTCCGGAACAGGCCCTGTACGTGGTCGATCACCATCACTGGGTGCGCGCATGGCACGATCTCGGGCTCACCCATGTGCCGGGCCTGGTGCGCGCCGACCTGAGCGACATGAACGTGCCGGCGTTCTGGCGCCACATGGTGGCCGAGCATATGGTCCACCCTTACGACGAGCACGGGCGCCGCCGTCCGCTGACGGAATTGCCCGGCGGCATCCACGACATGCGCGACGACCCGTATCGCAGCCTGGAGGCCTTCGTGCAGCTGGCCGGCGGCTATCGCAAGGTCAAGACCGCCTACATGGATTTTCGCTGGGCCGACTACTTCCGCCGCCACGTGGCGGGCCCGTTCGATACCACGCATCACTTTGCCATCGCGCTGGCGCAGGCGTTCCGGCTGGCGCACGCAGCGGGCGCGCGCGGCCTACCGGGCTATATCGGCTCATTGGGGTGCTGAGCGGGTTCAGCCGTCTTTGCCTGCTGTCAGCGACACGCTATTGCGCGCCGGATGCCGTTGCCGGGGCGCTGGCGGACTCGGCGAGCGGCATGCCCGGTTCGTCGGCCGGCACCTGCGGCGCGGGCGGCTCCGCGCGTTCGGCGCTGACCGGGCCGGCGCGCGCGACGGTAATCATCTCGCGCAGCCAGTTGACCAGCAGGCTGCTGTAGGCGCGCTGGCTTTCCTCTTCCGTCAGGCCGTGGTCGGCCCCCTTGATCACGCGGTAGGTCATGGAGCTGGCGTGCACGCAGGCATCCACGTAGCTCATCACCGCGGCGTGCGGCACCACCTGGTCGTGCTCGGATTCAATCACCAGCACGTCGCCGGCAAATTCCGCGCAAGCGCGCAGGGCTCGGTTGCTCTCGGGCGGCACCACGCTGCGACGGTAGGCCACCAGGTCCTGTTCGCGATGCAGCTGGCGCTTGGGCAGTTCCCAGCCCGAGTCCATGTACAGCGCCGGCGCGCGGAACGCCATCCAGCGCACCTGGCGCAGCGTGCTCAGCAACGCAGCCAGGTAGCCGCCGTAGCTGCTGCCCACCACCGCGATGGCGTTGCGGTCCACTTCGGGCTGGCGGACCAGCACATCGTAGGCGGCCACCACGTC
Protein-coding regions in this window:
- a CDS encoding ParB-like protein; protein product: MRRQPRKLRPGSKLMVPLDALRPTQITVGGYHVAQKVHVTRRVPPERRAAFLDRHRVHLVIGPEQALYVVDHHHWVRAWHDLGLTHVPGLVRADLSDMNVPAFWRHMVAEHMVHPYDEHGRRRPLTELPGGIHDMRDDPYRSLEAFVQLAGGYRKVKTAYMDFRWADYFRRHVAGPFDTTHHFAIALAQAFRLAHAAGARGLPGYIGSLGC
- a CDS encoding BON domain-containing protein yields the protein MFNFRNERSRSGPRSGTETQRRERGPAQRMRDQDQGRGSEDWGQEWGEDWRGDSSSQSAPAGRDSESARHGGPWYQQDTPAGQRRGSWGEQGYGAADTGGTGHPYSSGYGGYRPAPQDSGYRSEERESGYGYRDEDRFGPRGRRSEADDPRRPGRAWHGEEDWGERGGRAMHWREGMERDRAQRAGQPSYGGGYFGDAGSGGQSYSGGQRVYPDDPGYRRYAPYAAQAGAPGGQRGRRPVGPKGYRRTDERVREDVCERLAMNPYVDVGDVSVEVANGVVTLDGTVRERREKYVIEDIADAVFGVTEVDNRLRVQRQPGAAWAAGSEVGGDDAAGTAAPGTSPERTLNKS
- a CDS encoding alpha/beta hydrolase family protein; this translates as MATHEDLVQIQSEGGTIAGTLISPQTRLPGVLFVHGWGGSQQQYLARARKVAGLGCVCLTFDLTGHAGTQAQYETVSRMRNLADVVAAYDVLVRQPEVDRNAIAVVGSSYGGYLAALLSTLRQVRWMAFRAPALYMDSGWELPKRQLHREQDLVAYRRSVVPPESNRALRACAEFAGDVLVIESEHDQVVPHAAVMSYVDACVHASSMTYRVIKGADHGLTEEESQRAYSSLLVNWLREMITVARAGPVSAERAEPPAPQVPADEPGMPLAESASAPATASGAQ